From the Amycolatopsis thermoflava N1165 genome, one window contains:
- a CDS encoding PLP-dependent aminotransferase family protein: MSQPATALPVTLDREAATPLAVQLADALRDAAATGHLRGGDRLPSTRALAARLGVSRTVTSAAYEQLHAEGWITGRHGSGTYVTTSPPSDRPVQRVVPGEVAEPEELLDLTPGTPWAAGIDRAAWRRAWRAAADTPPLTSAHRAGLPEYRAAIAEHLLRHRGLAVGTDSVLATGGTTAAVFELAGAVFHAGDTVAVEEPGYQRAVEAFLSAGLKVVGVPVDGEGLRTDAIPAGVRGVYCSPAHQYPMGSRLNAARRVELVERARAENMLIIEDDYDGELRFDVAPLPLLAALAPDVVVHLGTTSKILTPTLGAGWMVAPGAVTSSVLGHRDRTGTRPSPAGQRVLVELARHGDLGRHLRKLRRELSERRVLLVSALREAGITVLGDDAGAHLVVPFPSPEVERERLAAGRVRGIRLDGLARHFAGTPTAFGVAIGYAGCSREALSGALDTLVGLLR; encoded by the coding sequence GTGTCCCAGCCCGCGACCGCGCTGCCCGTCACCCTCGACCGCGAGGCCGCGACGCCGCTGGCCGTGCAGCTCGCCGACGCCCTGCGCGACGCGGCGGCGACCGGGCACCTGCGCGGCGGCGACCGCCTGCCGTCCACCCGGGCCCTCGCCGCCCGGCTCGGCGTCAGCCGCACCGTCACCTCCGCCGCCTACGAGCAACTGCACGCCGAAGGGTGGATCACCGGGCGGCACGGTTCCGGCACCTACGTCACCACTTCACCACCCAGTGACCGGCCCGTCCAACGGGTCGTCCCCGGAGAGGTCGCCGAGCCGGAAGAGCTGCTCGACCTCACCCCGGGCACGCCGTGGGCGGCGGGCATCGACCGGGCCGCCTGGCGCCGGGCCTGGCGCGCCGCCGCCGACACACCTCCGCTGACCAGCGCGCACCGGGCCGGGCTGCCGGAGTACCGGGCGGCGATCGCCGAGCACCTGCTGCGCCACCGCGGGCTGGCGGTCGGCACCGACTCGGTGCTGGCGACCGGCGGCACCACCGCCGCGGTGTTCGAGCTGGCCGGGGCCGTCTTCCACGCCGGGGACACGGTCGCCGTCGAGGAGCCCGGCTACCAGCGGGCGGTGGAGGCGTTCCTGAGCGCCGGGCTGAAGGTGGTCGGCGTGCCGGTCGACGGCGAGGGCCTGCGTACGGATGCGATCCCGGCCGGCGTGCGCGGGGTCTACTGCTCGCCCGCGCACCAGTACCCGATGGGGTCGCGGCTGAACGCGGCCCGCCGGGTGGAACTCGTCGAGCGGGCCCGCGCCGAGAACATGCTGATCATCGAGGACGACTACGACGGCGAGCTGCGGTTCGACGTCGCGCCGCTGCCGCTGCTCGCCGCGCTCGCGCCGGACGTCGTGGTGCATCTCGGCACCACCAGCAAGATCCTCACGCCCACCCTCGGCGCGGGGTGGATGGTCGCGCCGGGCGCGGTCACGTCGTCCGTGCTCGGGCACCGCGACCGCACGGGAACGCGCCCGTCACCGGCGGGCCAGCGGGTGCTGGTCGAACTCGCCCGGCACGGCGACCTGGGCCGTCACCTGCGGAAACTGCGGCGGGAGCTGTCCGAGCGGCGGGTGCTGCTGGTGTCGGCGCTGCGCGAGGCCGGGATCACGGTGCTGGGCGACGACGCGGGCGCGCACCTGGTGGTGCCGTTCCCGTCGCCGGAGGTGGAGCGGGAGCGGCTGGCGGCGGGCCGGGTGCGGGGGATCCGGCTGGACGGGCTGGCGCGGCACTTCGCCGGCACGCCGACG
- a CDS encoding pyridoxamine 5'-phosphate oxidase family protein, whose amino-acid sequence MTTLSPTPRSTLTRKKDRAATDRERLYEVLDDGLICHLGLVLNGSPVVLPTGYGRDSDTLYFHGSTGAGNLRAAATGIDVCVTVTLLDGLVYARSLNNHSMNYRSAVVHGSARLVTGEEKMHGLHVVTEHLTPGSWDHARAVNAKELASVSVLALDLAEASVKIRAGEPIDEPEDMDSHEIWAGVVPVQTTFGEPIPAAYMPAGAPIPPHVRARG is encoded by the coding sequence ATGACCACGCTCTCGCCCACCCCGCGCAGCACCCTGACCCGCAAGAAGGACCGCGCGGCCACCGATCGCGAGCGCCTGTACGAGGTGCTCGACGACGGCCTGATCTGCCACCTCGGGCTCGTGCTGAATGGCTCCCCCGTCGTGCTGCCCACCGGCTACGGCCGCGACAGCGACACCCTGTACTTCCACGGTTCGACGGGCGCCGGGAACCTGCGCGCGGCGGCCACGGGCATCGACGTGTGCGTCACGGTCACTCTGCTCGACGGTCTGGTCTACGCGCGCTCGCTAAACAACCACTCCATGAACTACCGCAGCGCGGTCGTGCACGGAAGCGCGCGCCTGGTGACTGGCGAGGAGAAGATGCACGGGCTGCACGTCGTGACCGAGCACCTCACGCCGGGCTCGTGGGACCACGCGCGGGCGGTGAACGCGAAGGAGCTGGCGTCGGTTTCGGTGCTGGCGCTGGATCTCGCGGAGGCGTCGGTGAAGATCCGCGCCGGCGAGCCGATCGACGAGCCGGAGGACATGGACAGCCACGAGATCTGGGCCGGGGTGGTGCCGGTCCAGACCACCTTCGGCGAGCCCATCCCGGCCGCGTACATGCCCGCGGGTGCGCCGATCCCGCCGCACGTGCGTGCGCGTGGGTAG
- a CDS encoding AAA family ATPase: MLTTLAVENYRSLRDLVLPLSRLTVVTGVNGTGKSNLYRALRLLADAGRNGAVAALAREGGLPSTLWAGPESVGRAVREGRAPVQGTVRTKAVGLRLGFSGDEFGYALDFGLPVPSSDPLRPTLFNLDPEFKRECLWRGPVLRPAALLADRAGPAVRVRDDSGAWAGSSRIGLTDSMLSELADPRACPELLVVRERLRSWRFYDQFRTDADAPARQDRIGTRTPVLDHDGGDLAAALRTIQEFGDDEALAEAVSDAFPRSRVEVEAVDGLLRLRFHQHGLLRPLGAAELSDGTLRYLLWVAALLSPRPPELLVLNEPETSLHPDLLPALAALIAKARAQLIVVSHARPLVHALSAIAPEAAVLELEKEFGATVLAGQGRLDRPAWHWPKR, from the coding sequence GTGCTGACCACCCTCGCCGTCGAGAACTACCGCTCGTTGCGGGACCTGGTGCTGCCGTTGTCCCGGCTGACGGTCGTCACCGGCGTCAACGGCACCGGGAAGTCCAACCTGTACCGGGCGCTGCGATTGCTCGCCGACGCCGGGCGGAACGGCGCGGTCGCCGCACTGGCCCGGGAAGGCGGGCTGCCGTCGACGCTGTGGGCGGGGCCGGAGTCGGTCGGGCGCGCGGTCCGCGAGGGCCGCGCGCCGGTGCAGGGGACGGTGCGCACGAAGGCGGTGGGGCTGCGGCTCGGGTTCTCCGGCGACGAATTCGGTTACGCGCTCGACTTCGGGTTGCCCGTGCCGTCGTCGGATCCGCTGCGGCCCACCCTGTTCAACCTCGACCCGGAGTTCAAACGGGAGTGTCTGTGGCGCGGGCCCGTGCTGCGGCCGGCGGCGTTGCTCGCCGACCGGGCGGGCCCGGCGGTGCGCGTGCGCGACGATTCGGGCGCGTGGGCGGGGAGTTCGCGCATCGGGCTCACCGACAGCATGCTGAGCGAACTGGCCGACCCGCGGGCCTGTCCCGAACTGCTGGTGGTGCGGGAACGGTTGCGGTCGTGGCGGTTCTACGACCAGTTCCGCACCGACGCGGACGCGCCCGCGCGGCAGGATCGGATCGGCACCCGCACCCCGGTGCTGGACCACGACGGCGGCGACCTGGCCGCCGCATTGCGGACGATCCAGGAGTTCGGTGACGACGAAGCACTGGCCGAGGCGGTGTCCGACGCGTTCCCGCGGTCTCGAGTGGAGGTCGAAGCGGTCGACGGGTTGCTGCGGTTGCGGTTCCACCAGCACGGGTTGCTGCGCCCGCTGGGGGCGGCGGAGTTGTCGGACGGGACGTTGCGTTACCTGTTGTGGGTGGCGGCGTTGCTGAGCCCGCGGCCGCCGGAACTGCTGGTGCTGAACGAACCCGAGACGAGCCTGCACCCGGACCTGTTGCCTGCGCTGGCCGCGCTGATCGCCAAGGCCCGCGCGCAGCTCATCGTGGTGTCGCACGCGCGGCCGCTGGTGCACGCGTTGTCGGCGATCGCGCCGGAGGCCGCGGTGCTGGAACTGGAGAAGGAGTTCGGCGCGACGGTCCTCGCCGGGCAGGGCAGGCTGGACCGGCCCGCCTGGCACTGGCCGAAGCGGTGA
- a CDS encoding WXG100 family type VII secretion target yields MSEYKPGDVGLHMAEKWQTGAGFFDAAVSLNEAVKENDKVAIGIGSAGLALETLGLALDPIGSLLTAGIGWLIEHISVLRWPLDIMWGDPEGIAAAEEAVKAEKAKLEQWAQDHQTKLATLMESWTGEGADQFRKSMEAVTDQLNAIGGYLENAGKSMKVAGGLVGAFRGIARDLIAMLLATIIKGALIAAALAPVTFGASIAIFIGTTIGMVATALGKIGAKIAELTRKLVDLGASLSKLGKAGDDLAGAKPPSVKPGSSGPPPANSGAPVSSGPKLNDPPPAPVVGPKPADAAPVSGGPKLNDPPPAPVVGPKPADAAPVSSGPKLDDAVTTSSAAPKPADPPPSPVSGGPKLNDPAPAPKPADVQPVPVPPKLDTSATASPKPTDNAPGSPKPTDNAPGSPKPTDQSQTGGNNQPGGSNQAGNNQPGGSNQPGNNQPGNNQAGNNQAGNNQAGNSAPGGNQATPDPTHHRLSEQMSQAIKNELAKIEGVTPETLAKFDKISNFSVAQLGKLFGEEGAAKFEQAIKYMTDPWFGYRGLAGKTIIDMIKGVPTSVGNVTGGDDE; encoded by the coding sequence ATGAGCGAGTACAAGCCCGGGGACGTCGGCCTGCACATGGCCGAGAAGTGGCAGACCGGCGCCGGGTTCTTCGACGCCGCGGTCAGCTTGAACGAGGCCGTCAAGGAGAACGACAAGGTCGCGATCGGCATCGGCTCGGCCGGTCTCGCGCTGGAGACGCTGGGTCTCGCACTCGACCCGATCGGCAGCCTGCTGACCGCCGGGATCGGCTGGCTGATCGAGCACATCTCGGTGCTGCGGTGGCCGCTGGACATCATGTGGGGCGACCCCGAGGGCATCGCGGCGGCCGAGGAAGCGGTCAAGGCCGAGAAGGCGAAGCTCGAGCAGTGGGCGCAGGACCACCAGACCAAGCTCGCGACGCTGATGGAGAGCTGGACCGGTGAGGGCGCCGACCAGTTCCGCAAGAGCATGGAGGCGGTGACCGACCAGCTCAACGCGATCGGCGGTTACCTGGAGAACGCCGGGAAGTCGATGAAGGTCGCCGGCGGTCTGGTCGGCGCCTTCCGCGGCATCGCGCGCGACCTGATCGCCATGCTGCTCGCGACGATCATCAAGGGCGCGCTGATCGCGGCGGCGCTGGCGCCGGTGACGTTCGGCGCGTCGATCGCGATCTTCATCGGCACGACGATCGGCATGGTGGCCACCGCATTGGGCAAGATCGGCGCGAAGATCGCCGAGCTGACCAGGAAGCTGGTGGACCTGGGGGCGTCGCTGAGCAAGCTCGGCAAGGCCGGTGACGACCTCGCCGGAGCCAAGCCGCCGTCGGTGAAGCCCGGTTCGAGCGGCCCGCCGCCGGCGAACTCCGGTGCGCCGGTGTCGAGTGGCCCCAAGCTGAACGACCCGCCGCCGGCTCCGGTTGTGGGGCCGAAGCCTGCGGATGCGGCGCCGGTGTCGGGTGGGCCGAAGTTGAATGATCCGCCGCCGGCTCCGGTTGTGGGGCCGAAGCCTGCGGATGCGGCGCCCGTGTCGAGTGGGCCCAAGCTGGACGATGCGGTGACGACTTCGTCCGCCGCACCGAAGCCTGCCGACCCACCGCCGTCGCCGGTGTCCGGTGGGCCGAAGCTCAACGATCCCGCTCCGGCGCCCAAGCCGGCGGATGTGCAGCCGGTGCCCGTGCCGCCGAAGCTGGACACCTCCGCCACGGCTTCGCCGAAGCCAACTGACAACGCGCCCGGCTCGCCGAAGCCGACGGACAACGCGCCCGGCTCGCCGAAGCCCACGGATCAGTCCCAGACCGGCGGCAACAACCAGCCTGGCGGCTCGAATCAGGCGGGCAACAACCAGCCTGGCGGCTCGAACCAGCCCGGCAACAACCAGCCCGGCAACAACCAGGCGGGCAACAACCAGGCGGGCAACAACCAGGCGGGCAACAGCGCACCGGGCGGCAACCAGGCGACCCCGGATCCCACGCACCACCGGTTGTCCGAGCAGATGTCGCAGGCCATCAAGAACGAACTGGCCAAGATCGAGGGCGTCACGCCCGAGACGCTGGCCAAGTTCGACAAGATCAGCAACTTCTCGGTCGCCCAGCTGGGCAAGCTGTTCGGCGAGGAGGGCGCCGCGAAGTTCGAGCAGGCCATCAAGTACATGACGGACCCGTGGTTCGGCTACCGCGGCCTGGCAGGCAAGACGATCATCGACATGATCAAGGGCGTCCCGACGAGCGTCGGCAACGTCACCGGCGGCGACGACGAATGA
- a CDS encoding type VII secretion target: MSGSGFEVDSAPLVAFGQHLDQLTENLKGTAGVVGGCVGDIGIFGMVGQIFGAGVTLWCGKAEDQLNKYSGTITEFADNVREAAKAYDAHDAETAAGLLGFKA, encoded by the coding sequence GTGAGCGGTTCCGGTTTCGAGGTCGATTCGGCTCCGCTGGTCGCGTTCGGCCAGCACCTCGACCAGTTGACGGAGAACCTGAAGGGCACCGCCGGGGTGGTCGGCGGGTGCGTCGGCGACATCGGCATCTTCGGGATGGTCGGGCAGATCTTCGGCGCCGGCGTCACGTTGTGGTGCGGCAAGGCCGAAGACCAGCTCAACAAGTACTCGGGCACGATCACCGAGTTCGCCGACAACGTGCGCGAGGCCGCGAAGGCCTACGACGCGCACGACGCCGAAACCGCTGCCGGACTGCTGGGGTTCAAGGCATGA
- a CDS encoding YbaB/EbfC family nucleoid-associated protein has product MQPNLRPGEDFQHLLEQQVREMQQKAAALQDALGEASATVRSKDGSVTVTIAPNGALQRLELGHRACDLGPARLTAAIMEAVREGQRQAARAVSDSFTAIAGDGESAEVIRSFLPPVEDEPEDFAEPEAEATPPPPPPVPPVSPVQQQRPAPRRPRPASPADDDDEMRPW; this is encoded by the coding sequence ATGCAGCCGAATCTGAGGCCGGGGGAGGACTTCCAGCACCTGCTCGAACAGCAGGTGCGGGAGATGCAGCAGAAGGCCGCGGCGCTGCAGGACGCGCTCGGCGAGGCGTCGGCGACGGTGCGGTCGAAGGACGGTTCGGTGACCGTCACGATCGCGCCGAACGGTGCGCTGCAACGCCTCGAACTCGGCCACCGCGCCTGCGACCTCGGCCCGGCGCGCCTCACCGCCGCGATCATGGAGGCGGTGCGGGAAGGTCAGCGGCAGGCCGCGCGCGCCGTCTCGGACTCGTTCACCGCGATCGCGGGCGACGGCGAGTCCGCTGAGGTGATCAGGAGTTTCCTGCCGCCGGTCGAGGACGAGCCGGAGGACTTCGCCGAGCCCGAGGCGGAAGCGACACCGCCGCCTCCGCCGCCGGTTCCGCCGGTGTCTCCGGTGCAGCAGCAGCGTCCCGCGCCGCGGCGGCCGCGCCCGGCGTCCCCGGCGGATGACGACGACGAGATGAGGCCGTGGTGA
- a CDS encoding cysteine dioxygenase: MFAVPDNTVALTEKPVLRHPVRVALEFAADRDRWRHLLRYDPDERFSALVEARDDEEIWLMGWLPGQHTDLHDHGHSTGAFTVVSGRLTETVARRGVTEVHALSAGQSRVFGPGYVHQVRNDGPDPAISIHVYRSGGRVMRSYHLDPVTGPVRD; this comes from the coding sequence ATGTTTGCCGTTCCGGACAACACCGTTGCCCTGACCGAGAAGCCCGTCCTGCGCCACCCGGTGCGGGTCGCGCTCGAGTTCGCCGCCGACCGCGACCGCTGGCGGCACCTGCTGCGCTACGACCCGGACGAGCGGTTCTCCGCGCTCGTCGAGGCGCGCGACGACGAGGAGATCTGGCTGATGGGCTGGCTGCCCGGCCAGCACACCGACCTGCACGACCACGGGCACTCGACGGGCGCGTTCACCGTCGTCAGCGGACGTCTCACCGAGACCGTCGCGCGGCGCGGGGTGACCGAGGTGCACGCGTTGTCGGCGGGGCAGTCGCGAGTCTTCGGGCCGGGGTACGTGCACCAGGTGCGCAACGACGGCCCGGACCCGGCGATCAGCATCCACGTCTACCGCAGCGGCGGGCGGGTCATGCGGTCCTACCACCTCGACCCGGTCACCGGACCGGTCCGCGACTGA
- a CDS encoding NAD(P)H-dependent glycerol-3-phosphate dehydrogenase, with the protein MVQRITVLGAGSWGTAFAKVLADAGRDVTMWARREEVAGEIRERHANSGYLPGIELPANLTATHDPAEALAGAEAVVLAVPSQSLRANLSGWRELLPRGAILVSLAKGVELGTLKRMSEVIAEISGVSGDEIVVVSGPNLAREIAQGQPAGAVLACADHDRAVAIQQASFNSYFRPYTNTDVVGCEVGGAAKNVIALSCGMAVGMGLGANTTATLITRGLAEMARLGTKLGADPLTFAGLAGVGDLVATCSSPLSRNRTFGERLGRGETLEQAQAAAGGQVAEGVMSCTSIRELAHKHGVDMPITDAMHRVCHEGADPRQVGAELLGRRQKHEWS; encoded by the coding sequence ATGGTGCAGCGCATCACCGTGCTCGGCGCGGGTTCGTGGGGCACCGCGTTCGCGAAGGTGCTCGCCGACGCGGGCCGGGACGTGACGATGTGGGCCCGGCGGGAGGAAGTCGCCGGCGAGATCCGCGAGCGGCACGCCAACAGCGGTTACCTCCCGGGCATCGAACTGCCCGCCAACCTGACCGCGACGCACGACCCGGCCGAGGCGCTGGCGGGCGCGGAGGCGGTCGTGCTGGCCGTGCCCAGCCAGAGCCTGCGCGCGAACCTCTCCGGCTGGCGGGAACTCCTGCCGCGCGGCGCGATCCTGGTCAGCCTCGCCAAGGGCGTCGAACTCGGCACGCTCAAGCGGATGAGCGAGGTGATCGCCGAGATCAGCGGCGTGTCCGGCGACGAGATCGTGGTGGTGTCCGGCCCGAACCTGGCGCGGGAGATCGCGCAGGGGCAGCCGGCGGGCGCGGTGCTCGCGTGCGCCGACCACGACCGCGCGGTCGCGATCCAGCAGGCCAGTTTCAACTCATACTTCCGGCCCTACACCAACACCGACGTGGTGGGCTGCGAGGTCGGTGGCGCGGCGAAGAACGTCATCGCGCTGAGCTGCGGCATGGCGGTCGGCATGGGGCTGGGGGCCAACACCACGGCCACGCTCATCACCCGCGGGCTGGCGGAGATGGCGCGGCTGGGCACGAAGCTGGGCGCCGACCCGCTGACGTTCGCCGGGCTCGCCGGGGTCGGCGACCTCGTGGCGACCTGTTCGTCCCCGCTGTCCCGCAACCGCACCTTCGGCGAGCGGCTCGGCCGCGGCGAGACGCTGGAGCAGGCGCAGGCCGCGGCGGGCGGGCAGGTCGCCGAGGGCGTGATGTCCTGCACGTCCATCCGCGAACTGGCCCACAAGCACGGTGTGGACATGCCGATCACGGACGCGATGCACCGCGTGTGCCACGAGGGGGCGGACCCCCGCCAGGTGGGCGCCGAGCTGCTCGGCCGCCGCCAGAAGCACGAGTGGTCCTAG
- a CDS encoding lysophospholipid acyltransferase family protein has product MAGREKGGFWVGAAAVLFYPVSWIGRRVYTGAERIPREGPALVVMNHVSHMDPAVDAVFIHRQKRVPRFLAKDSLARTPIFGKILVGAGSIPVYRGSAQAGDSLRAAHQALQEGKVVVIYPEGTITKDPNGWPKRSHTGVARLALDNDVPVIPVARWGTQQILDFYHKKVRLVPRTTVTHAVGEPVDLSAYRGKPQTGPLLREVTELLMERVTELLADVRGEQPPARKPEAAD; this is encoded by the coding sequence TTGGCCGGTCGTGAGAAGGGCGGGTTCTGGGTCGGAGCCGCCGCCGTGCTGTTCTACCCGGTGAGCTGGATCGGCAGGCGGGTCTACACCGGCGCCGAGCGCATCCCGCGGGAAGGTCCGGCGCTCGTGGTCATGAACCACGTCTCGCACATGGACCCCGCCGTCGACGCGGTGTTCATCCACCGCCAGAAGCGTGTGCCGCGGTTCCTGGCCAAGGACAGCCTCGCCCGCACGCCGATCTTCGGGAAGATCCTCGTCGGCGCGGGCAGCATCCCGGTCTACCGCGGGTCCGCGCAGGCCGGTGACAGCCTCCGCGCCGCGCACCAGGCGCTGCAGGAGGGCAAGGTCGTCGTCATCTACCCCGAGGGCACCATCACCAAGGACCCGAACGGCTGGCCGAAGCGGTCGCACACCGGGGTCGCGCGGCTGGCGCTCGACAACGACGTCCCGGTGATCCCCGTGGCGCGCTGGGGCACCCAGCAGATCCTGGACTTCTACCACAAGAAGGTGCGGCTGGTGCCGCGCACGACCGTGACGCACGCGGTCGGCGAACCGGTCGACCTGTCCGCCTACCGCGGCAAGCCGCAGACCGGTCCGCTGCTGCGGGAGGTGACGGAACTGCTCATGGAGCGGGTCACCGAGCTGCTGGCCGACGTCCGCGGTGAGCAGCCGCCCGCCCGCAAGCCCGAGGCGGCGGACTGA
- the cofC gene encoding 2-phospho-L-lactate guanylyltransferase — MPVPVEISGLIVPLKPPRAGKSRLRGAVDERDHAALVLALAWDTLAAATDAGVRLLVVAADPAAVSGLRRPGVEVVGERGDGDLNSALRQGEALLRQRDPDAVVGAIQADLPALRPAELAAALAAAEGRRVFVADADGTGTTLLLSEPGGPLDPRFGAGSAAAHAGSGAVPLELDLPTLRRDVDTPADLAEACRLGVGDRTRAVLCSREVA, encoded by the coding sequence GTGCCCGTACCCGTCGAAATCTCCGGCCTGATCGTCCCGCTGAAGCCGCCGCGGGCAGGCAAGTCCCGCCTGCGTGGCGCGGTGGACGAGCGCGACCACGCCGCGCTCGTACTGGCCCTGGCCTGGGACACCCTGGCCGCGGCGACCGACGCCGGCGTCCGCCTGCTGGTGGTCGCCGCGGATCCGGCAGCCGTGTCCGGCCTGCGACGCCCTGGGGTGGAGGTCGTCGGCGAGCGCGGCGACGGCGACCTGAACTCCGCGCTGCGGCAGGGCGAGGCGCTGCTCCGGCAGCGGGACCCGGACGCCGTGGTCGGGGCGATTCAAGCCGATCTGCCCGCTTTGCGTCCCGCGGAACTGGCCGCAGCGCTCGCCGCGGCGGAGGGCAGGCGGGTGTTCGTCGCGGACGCCGACGGCACCGGCACGACGCTGTTGCTGTCCGAACCGGGCGGGCCCCTCGACCCGCGGTTCGGCGCCGGTTCGGCCGCGGCGCACGCCGGGTCCGGCGCGGTGCCGCTGGAACTGGACCTGCCGACCCTGCGCCGGGACGTGGACACCCCGGCGGACCTCGCGGAGGCCTGCCGCCTGGGTGTCGGCGACCGGACACGGGCGGTGCTCTGCTCACGGGAGGTCGCGTGA
- a CDS encoding RNA degradosome polyphosphate kinase, with protein sequence MSSDETNPPATTQPASGETAAPTRFRAIPSAPPAVTPSSDLPPASLPDDRYFNRELSWQDFNARVLALAEDASQPLLERAKFLAIFASNLDEFYMVRVAGLKRRDETGLPVRSADGLTPREQLAYIAKRNQDLVERHTAAFEEHVRPELAKHDIQIVCWADLEADDQARLSDYFTEQIFPVLTPLAVDPAHPFPYISGLSLNLAVTVRDPDLGTERFARVKVPNNVPRLIRVEQQRESRVATFLPLEELIAAHLGELFTGMEVTEHHVFRVTRNADVDVDEDRDEDLLQALERELAQRRFGPPVRLEVANDMSEHVLDLLLRELEVDPHDVVEVPGLLDLTCLMQLSSLDRKELKDRPFVPATHPAFGEHETPKSVFATLREGDVLVHHPYDSFSTSVQRFIEQAAGDSKVLAIKQTLYRTSGDSPIVNALIDAAEAGKQVVALVEIKARFDEEANITWARTLERAGVHVVYGLVGLKTHCKVAMVVRQEGSTIRRYCHIGTGNYNPKTARLYEDVGLLTADPDIGADITDLFNVLTGYSRQDTYRNILTSPAGIRRGILRLIDEEIEHKHAGAEAGIRIKCNSLVDEQIIDALYRASAEGVPVEIVVRGICALKPGVPGLSENISVRSILGRFLEHSRIFHFLAGRTYWIGSADMMHRNLDRRIEAMVQVKDVRLTRQLDEILDSALDPATRCWVLTDSGEWQPSPADTTQVRDHQNELLKKHGANG encoded by the coding sequence GTGAGCAGCGACGAGACCAACCCCCCGGCAACGACCCAACCGGCGTCCGGCGAGACCGCCGCGCCCACGAGATTCCGCGCCATCCCGTCCGCGCCCCCGGCGGTGACCCCGTCGTCGGACCTGCCGCCCGCGTCCCTGCCCGACGACCGGTACTTCAACCGCGAGCTGTCGTGGCAGGACTTCAACGCCCGGGTGCTGGCGCTGGCCGAGGACGCGTCCCAGCCGCTGCTGGAGCGGGCCAAGTTCCTCGCCATCTTCGCGTCCAATCTGGACGAGTTCTACATGGTGCGGGTGGCCGGGCTGAAGCGCCGCGACGAGACCGGCCTGCCGGTGCGCAGCGCCGACGGGCTCACCCCGCGCGAGCAGCTGGCCTACATCGCCAAGCGCAACCAGGACCTGGTTGAGCGGCACACCGCCGCGTTCGAGGAGCACGTCCGCCCGGAGCTGGCCAAGCACGACATCCAGATCGTGTGCTGGGCCGATCTGGAGGCGGACGACCAGGCGCGGCTGTCGGACTACTTCACCGAGCAGATCTTCCCGGTGCTGACGCCGCTGGCGGTCGACCCGGCGCACCCGTTCCCCTACATCTCCGGGCTGTCGCTGAACCTGGCCGTCACGGTGCGGGACCCGGACCTGGGCACCGAGCGGTTCGCCAGGGTCAAGGTGCCGAACAACGTGCCGCGCCTGATCCGCGTCGAGCAGCAGCGGGAGAGCCGCGTCGCGACGTTCCTGCCGTTGGAGGAGCTGATCGCGGCGCACCTCGGTGAGCTGTTCACCGGCATGGAGGTCACCGAGCACCACGTTTTCCGGGTGACCCGCAACGCCGACGTGGATGTGGACGAGGACCGCGACGAGGACCTGTTGCAGGCACTGGAGCGGGAGCTGGCGCAGCGCCGGTTCGGCCCGCCGGTGCGGCTCGAGGTCGCCAACGACATGAGCGAGCACGTGCTCGACCTGCTGCTGCGGGAGCTGGAGGTCGATCCGCACGACGTGGTCGAGGTGCCCGGGCTGCTGGACCTGACGTGCCTGATGCAGCTTTCCAGTTTGGACCGCAAGGAACTGAAGGACCGCCCTTTCGTCCCGGCCACGCACCCGGCGTTCGGTGAGCACGAGACGCCGAAGAGCGTCTTCGCCACCCTGCGCGAGGGCGACGTGCTCGTGCACCACCCGTACGACTCGTTCTCCACGAGCGTGCAGCGGTTCATCGAGCAGGCCGCCGGAGACAGCAAGGTGCTGGCCATCAAGCAGACCCTGTACCGCACGTCCGGTGACTCCCCCATCGTGAACGCGCTCATCGACGCCGCCGAGGCGGGCAAGCAGGTCGTGGCGCTGGTGGAGATCAAAGCCCGGTTCGACGAGGAGGCCAACATCACCTGGGCCCGCACGCTGGAGCGGGCCGGGGTGCACGTGGTGTACGGGCTCGTCGGGCTGAAGACGCACTGCAAGGTGGCGATGGTGGTGCGCCAGGAGGGCTCGACCATCCGCCGCTACTGCCACATCGGCACCGGCAACTACAACCCGAAGACGGCGCGGCTCTACGAGGACGTCGGCCTGCTGACTGCGGACCCGGACATCGGCGCGGACATCACGGACCTGTTCAACGTGCTGACCGGGTATTCGCGGCAGGACACCTACCGCAACATCCTCACCTCACCGGCCGGGATCCGGCGCGGCATCCTGCGGCTGATCGACGAGGAGATCGAGCACAAGCACGCCGGCGCGGAAGCCGGTATCCGCATCAAGTGCAACTCGCTCGTCGACGAGCAAATCATCGACGCGCTCTACCGGGCCTCCGCCGAAGGGGTTCCGGTGGAGATCGTGGTGCGGGGTATTTGCGCCCTGAAACCGGGCGTGCCCGGACTGTCCGAGAACATTTCCGTCCGGTCCATTCTCGGGCGGTTCCTGGAGCATTCCCGCATCTTCCATTTCCTCGCCGGGCGCACCTACTGGATCGGCAGCGCGGACATGATGCACCGCAACCTGGACCGCCGGATCGAGGCGATGGTGCAGGTCAAGGACGTGCGGCTGACCAGGCAGCTGGACGAGATCCTCGATTCGGCGCTGGACCCGGCGACGCGGTGCTGGGTACTGACCGACAGCGGGGAGTGGCAGCCGTCTCCCGCGGACACCACCCAGGTCCGCGACCACCAGAACGAGTTGTTGAAGAAGCACGGGGCCAACGGGTGA